One window of Pieris napi chromosome 1, ilPieNapi1.2, whole genome shotgun sequence genomic DNA carries:
- the LOC125053381 gene encoding splicing factor 45 — translation MSLYDDLDTIKARTTEKVAGWSSGIKLLQSQLQLKKAAVTQPKREALRRSNQVLTPVIDLKSKQKDEDETNSNSPNSQSNTFNASMNVRDFDWNVANEYDPMWPNDYEKVAKEMQAKRLQLDGGDRDRSERKRKSRFGDDDAIPEKTMIPMQPEEEEAEEISKRAAGAAIAPPPSLTVETPSTPLLSNAPAAPSFSLGGYGASSVAAKIMAKYGFKEGQGLGKKEQGMSVALQVEKTSKRGGRIIHEKDTAIVPPSFALPALPGPDSPNSTQLAKQEPSITEIMKSPSKVVLLRNMVGPGDVDEELEPEVKDECNTKYGEVIKVVIFELPNSPQDEAVRIFVEFKRIESAIKAVVDLNGRFFGGRQVKAGFYMVEKFNALQLTE, via the exons ATGTCTTTATACGACGATCTTGACACTATAAAAGCTCGGACTACTGAAAAAGTTGCAGGATGGTCTTCAGGAATTAAGTTATTGCAGTCACAGTTACAATTGAAGAAAGCTGCAGTAACTCAACCGAAAAGAGAAGCATTGCGGCGGTCTAACCag gtCCTAACACCTGTTATAGATTTAAAGAGTAAACAAAAGGATGAAGATGAAACAAATTCAAATAGTCCTAATTCACAATCCAATACTTTTAATGCCTCTATGAATGTAAGAGATTTTGACTGGAATGTTGCAAATGAATATGATCCTATGTGGCCTAATGACTATGAAAAGGTTGCAAAAG aaATGCAAGCTAAGAGACTACAACTTGATGGTGGGGATAGGGACAGATCAGAAAGGAAACGTAAATCACGTTTTGGTGATGATGATGCTATTCCAGAGAAAACTATGATACCTATG CAACCTGAAGAAGAGGAAGCTGAAGAGATATCAAAGAGAGCAGCAGGAGCTGCTATTGCCCCACCTCCCTCACTTACAGTGGAAACTCCATCAACTCCACTGCTATCAAATGCACCTGCAGCTCCTAGCTTCTCCCTCGGTGGTTATGGAGCCAGTTCGGTTGCGGCTAAAATTATGGCCAAATATGGATTTAAA GAAGGACAAGGTCTTGGTAAAAAGGAACAAGGTAtgtcagtggcactacaagtTGAAAAGACATCAAAACGTGGTGGAAGAATAATTCATGAAAAAGACACTGCTATAGTACCACCTAGTTTTGCCCTACCTGCGCTGCCAGGACCTG ATTCACCAAATTCGACTCAACTAGCAAAGCAAGAGCCATCTATTACAGAAATAATGAAATCACCTAGTAaagttgttttattaaga AATATGGTTGGGCCGGGCGATGTCGATGAAGAGCTTGAACCAGAAGTTAAAGATGAATGTAACACAAAATATGGAGAAGTCATTAAAGTTGTTATCTTTGAATTGCCTAATTCACCTCAAGATGAAGCTGTGAGGATATTTGTTGAGTTTAAACGTATTGAGAGTGCTATAAAAGCAGTGGTTGATTTGAATGGACGATTCTTTGGAGGTAGACAAGTTAAAGCGGGATTTTATATGGTAGAGAAATTTAATGCCTTGCAATTgactgaataa
- the LOC125054468 gene encoding uncharacterized protein LOC125054468, with protein sequence MGHLPSKDTRRISFDNTFAMSTALAIPKQADDEVLTINTLETNKSNEFYYKEKTTPIEVYDNEHDYWVQRIEYLKNEHQLINKIVESEYEKTIEDTKNLFDPPKITHEKIQKIRPCYEWRSKMLKCYEDNPHQPLLCAATVQAFTSCVTACQMEEQ encoded by the exons atggGTCACTTACCCAGTAAGGATACACGGCGCATCAGTTTTGATAATACATTTGCTATGAGCACAGCACTAGCTATTCCCAAGCAAGCTGATGATGAAGTTTTAACCATTAATACTCTTGAAACG aaCAAATCCAacgaattttattacaaagagaaaacGACACCCATCGAAGTGTATGATAACGAACATGACTATTGGGTGCAACGAATTGAGTATCTTAAAAATGAACAtcaactaataaataaaattgtggaGTCGGAATATGAAAAAACTATCGAGGatacaaaaaatctatttgATCCACCGAAAATAACTCatgaaaaaatacaaaaaattagaCCGTGCTATGAATGGCGCTCTAAG ATGCTAAAATGCTATGAAGATAACCCTCATCAACCTTTACTTTGTGCAGCAACTGTACAAGCGTTTACAAGTTGTGTTACAGCGTGTCAAATGGAGGAACAATAA
- the LOC125053479 gene encoding gamma-interferon-inducible lysosomal thiol reductase-like produces MGFYLCSRYRIIVLILVILIMWQIYANYSHFMLTKSTTTSASNIVQLEDDSYNTHKQDKVKVRVYYETLCPDSKHFFVRHLGPVTEKLSDFLDVTLVPYGKATTTERNGQYYFKCQHQEEECYANKVHACSIDILNNIVLAVKITVCMIEDNYDADGALHKCAKQLNIEPEPIINCAGTTHGSELLKKYGDDTHILKPTFIPTVTLNGSRDNQAAILKNFLLEVCKLIAMPLPPPCL; encoded by the exons ATgggattttatttatgtagtcGTTATAGAATAATTGTTCTTAttcttgttatattaattatgtggCAGATTTATGCTAATTATTCACATTTTATGTTGACAAAATCTACCACTACTTCAGCG agtAATATTGTACAATTAGAAGATGATTCTTATAATACACATAAACAAGATAAAGTTAAAGTAAGAGTGTATTATGAAACATTGTGTCCTGATTCAAAGCATTTTTTCGTGAGACATTTAGGACCAGTGACAGAAAAGCTTTCAGATTTTCTTGATGTCACATTGGTACCATATGGTAAAGCAACT ACAACTGAAAGAAATGGACAGTACTATTTTAAGTGTCAACATCAAGAAGAAGAATGCTATGCAAATAAAGTACATGCATGCAGTATtgatatattaaacaatatagtATTAGCTGTTAAGATAACAGTGTGCATGATAGAAGATAACTATGATGCTGACGGTGCTCTACATAAG tgtGCCAAACAACTGAATATTGAACCGGAGCCAATAATCAACTGTGCTGGAACTACGCATGGTTCAGAACTACTGAAAAAGTATGGAGATGACACACATATACTGAAACCTACTTTTATACCAACTGTAACATTAAATGGTTCAAGGGATAATCAAGCTGCCATATTGAAGAATTTTCTTCTAGAAGTTTGTAAGTTAATTGCTATGCCCCTACCTCCACCTTGTTTGTGA